One Ornithodoros turicata isolate Travis unplaced genomic scaffold, ASM3712646v1 Chromosome15, whole genome shotgun sequence DNA window includes the following coding sequences:
- the LOC135372467 gene encoding uncharacterized protein LOC135372467, with amino-acid sequence MSPFFIEKAVASLSKNVKEIKRLRSGDLLLQCTSEADCERILNTQEMHGIKIPATLYRTLNTCRGVVSLAELIDVPSEEILENLKSQKVIDVRKIKIRKNNEYIITRNTILTFDCPTLPERLKVGYLTAEVRPYIPNPLRCFKCNRFGHPSDACRGSACCARCSKQDHDSKECRGPDHCVNCAGDHPSYTRSCPKWKFEKEVMHIKVTQKLSYPEARKKASPFPFQKSFSSVVKEKPGMMSCATQTENTIQSEVTCTTLSQTPTPVAVTTVSQSSSAASFSQTPPSSSQTVEASSMECDDDTSSQLFYERELTNTKEA; translated from the coding sequence ATGTCACCGTTCTTCATCGAAAAGGCGGTGGCATCTCTGTCAAAGAACGTGAAAGAAATCAAGCGCCTTAGATCAGGTGACTTACTGCTGCAGTGCACTTCTGAAGCCGACTGCGAGCGTATACTGAACACACAGGAGATGCACGGGATCAAAATACCAGCAACCTTGTATAGGACCCTTAATACCTGCCGTGGTGTCGTGTCACTAGCAGAACTCATTGACGTTCCATCAGAAGAGATACTGGAAAATCTAAAAAGCCAAAAAGTGATTGATGTCAGGAAAATAAAAATCCGGAAAAACAACGAGTATATAATCACGCGCAACACAATCCTCACGTTCGACTGTCCGACTTTACCAGAAAGGCTGAAGGTAGGGTATCTGACCGCAGAGGTGCGGCCATATATCCCTAATCCACTCAGATGCTTCAAGTGTAAccgctttggccatccttccGATGCTTGCAGAGGTTCTGCGTGCTGTGCCCGCTGCAGCAAGCAGGACCACGACTCTAAGGAGTGCAGAGGGCCGGATCACTGCGTCAACTGCGCGGGTGACCACCCTTCGTACACTAGGTCTTGTCCAAAGTGGAAGTTCGAGAAAGAGGTGATGCACATCAAAGTCACACAGAAACTAAgttatccagaagccaggaagaaggcatctccgttcccgttccagaaatccttttcatctgtTGTTAAAGAGAAACCAGGGATGATGTCatgtgcaacacagacagaGAATACCATACAAAGTGAAGTAACATGTACAACTCTTTCTCAAACACCAACTCCTGTAGCAGTAACCACAGTTTCGCAATCCTCTTCCGCggcgtcattttcacagacgcCGCCTTCGTCATCGCAAACtgtggaggcaagctccatggaatgcgatgacGACACGAGCTCGCAGCTCTTTTACGAGCGTgagctcacaaacacaaaggaagCCTAA